The following DNA comes from Methanosarcina vacuolata Z-761.
CTTTCGGACAAAGTTTTGCAATGTCTTTTTCACTGCGGCCTAATCCGCTTCCTTCATGTGTACAAAATGGAACAATGGTCTTTCCGGAAAAATCATATTCTTCCAGGAATGTAAACACCGGCATCGGCATCGTTCCCCACCAGTTGGGATAACCCAGGAATATCACATTATAAGGGTCCATATTTTCTACATGGCTGGAAAGCTCAGGCCTGGCATTGTCATTCAATTCTTTTTTTGCCACGTTGGTTGTTGCAGTATAATCCCTGGGATAAGACTTTACTGTATCAATACTGAAAACATCGCCTCCTGTTATTTCCCGGATCATGTCGGCTACTACTTTTGTGTTACCGACAGGCAGATTCACGATCTTTCCACTGACATAGTTATTCCCCTCACGTGAAAAACAGGCTATCAGGCATTTCTCTTCTTTTAAAGTCGCCATTCCTTGTCCCTCGCCTTCTTTTTGTTTATTCATATCCAAAATTAACTACTGATTATTCCCGGATGAAATTTGTATAGATGCTTTTTTCTTTCATCGGCAACTGTACGCCAGCCTTCATGCCAGCCTCCTTGCATTTCAGGAACCATGCCATATTCCTTGCAAGCACACGCATGATCTGCAATCCTTCCAGGTCTTTTTTCACATTTTCGGGTTTTGCTCCATGAACCATATTCCAATAGCGGGAAGAAACAATAGGCATCTCCGAAATGGTGAAATACTTATTAAGCTGGTCAAGTGTGGCTGTCGTCCCTGCTCTCCTTGCGGAAACAACTGCTGCCGCTGGTTTCAGATAAAAAGACTGTCTTCCTCCCTGCAGGTCAGCATAGAAAACGCAATCCATAAAAGACGTAATCGCACCACCCGCAGCTGCATAATGCACCGGAGAACCGAAAATAAATCCATCTGCATCTTTGGCAATGTTAAGAAAATCGTTGACGCGGTCATTAAATGCACAGAGCCCTGTTTTGGCACAGCTCTTGCAGGCAGTGCACCCGGTAAGAGGCTTTTTTCCGATCCAAAAAATTTCTGTGTCAATCTCTTCTTCATTCAAGGTCTTTGCTACTTCTGAAAGAGCCGTATAGGTACAGCCTTTCTCATGCGGACTTCCGTTTACTAATAATACTTTCACTCTTATGCCACCAATTGCATTTTTTATCTTTTTTAACTCTCTATTCTGTTTCCAGTGATTTTTATTTTTGATAGTGATGCTATCATAAATTGTTATATTCTTCATCTGTTACGGGTTCTAGCCATTCAGCAGGACCCGCATTGACATTTGTCTCTACAGAAAGGTGTATGAACCAACTGTCTGGAGCCGCTCCATGCCAGTGCTTTACATTTGGATGAATTTTTACTACATCACCAGGATTAAGTTCCTGTGCAGGCTTTCCTTCCTCCTGATAGTAACCACGTCCGCCTGTTACTAACAGGATCTGTCCGCCCGGATGCTTATGCCAGTTATTCCGACAGCCGGGTTCAAATGTCACATTGCCTATGGGACAATTAAATTCATTATCCCTGTCTACCAGCATGCTAAGCCATGCTTTACCTGAAAAATACTTGCTGAACTGTTCC
Coding sequences within:
- a CDS encoding cupin domain-containing protein: MDKSNLSESVIFPKGEKLPEQFSKYFSGKAWLSMLVDRDNEFNCPIGNVTFEPGCRNNWHKHPGGQILLVTGGRGYYQEEGKPAQELNPGDVVKIHPNVKHWHGAAPDSWFIHLSVETNVNAGPAEWLEPVTDEEYNNL
- a CDS encoding flavodoxin family protein: MKVLLVNGSPHEKGCTYTALSEVAKTLNEEEIDTEIFWIGKKPLTGCTACKSCAKTGLCAFNDRVNDFLNIAKDADGFIFGSPVHYAAAGGAITSFMDCVFYADLQGGRQSFYLKPAAAVVSARRAGTTATLDQLNKYFTISEMPIVSSRYWNMVHGAKPENVKKDLEGLQIMRVLARNMAWFLKCKEAGMKAGVQLPMKEKSIYTNFIRE
- a CDS encoding flavodoxin — translated: MATLKEEKCLIACFSREGNNYVSGKIVNLPVGNTKVVADMIREITGGDVFSIDTVKSYPRDYTATTNVAKKELNDNARPELSSHVENMDPYNVIFLGYPNWWGTMPMPVFTFLEEYDFSGKTIVPFCTHEGSGLGRSEKDIAKLCPKATLLKGLAIQGSRVSAAKKDVADWLNKISMTL